The Angustibacter sp. Root456 genome includes the window AGGCGACGTCGCTGCTCGACCCGCGCGCCGCGCGGCACCTCGAGCGCTCGCTGTCAGCGGTGCTCGACGGCCGCACGGTGGTCGCGATCGCCCACCGGCTGCACACCGCCCACGACGCCGACCGGGTCGCCGTCGTCGAGGACGGACGGATCACCGAGATCGGCACCCACCACGAGCTGGTGGACGCCGGCGGCCCCTACGCCGCGCTCTGGGAGTCGTGGACCGACGCACCGCAGACATCTCCTCGATCCCACCCGTAACCTCCGGCTCCCCGCGTCGTTGAGCCGGGTGACGCGGGGCCGGCCGTCCACCCCCGGTGCCGGCCCCGCGTCTCTCGCACCGCGATCACGTCGAGGTCGCGGGACCGTGGCTCCAGCCGCGCTCGGTGCAGTCGTGGTCGACGACGACGTTCACCTGGTCGCGTAGGGCTCTGCTCGCGTCCTCTACTCGCGTCCGGGTGTGACCCACTGCCGCACGAGGCGTGCGATGAGGTGGTCTCGTCGGTGCGGTGGGAGGGCGAGGTCGCTCGTGCGTGGGTCTGGTGGGTTGCTGCCTGGTGGCCTGGTGTCCCAGACGACTGTTCCGTTGATGAGCTGTCCGGTGGCGCCGGTGGCGTGGGCGTAGCGGTGGTGGAAGCCGCAGAGCAGGCCGGCGTTGGTCAGGTCGNNNNNNNNNNNNNNNNNNNNNNNNNNNNNNNNNNNNNNNNNNNNNNNNNNNNNNNNNNNNNNNNNNNNNNNNNNNNNNNNNNNNNNNNNNNNNNNNNNNNNNNNNNNNNNNNNNNNNNNNNNNNNNNGGCGGCCAACGTGTCCACCCCCACGCGCACGATGACGCGCACCGGGGAGCCATGCGAGGTCGGCACGTCGTTGCGGGCCAGGGTGGTTTCGGCGAGGTGCTGCAGGGCGTCGTGGCGGCGTTGGCCGGGGCTGCGCGGGTCCAGGGTGCCGTCTTCGGCCGGTTGGGGGGCGGACCAGGCGTCCAGGGCGGCCTTGAGTGCTGCCCCGCACTCTTTGGTGAGCAGGCCCTGGACGAAGGTCATGCCCGAGGCGTCGGTGGCCATCACGAACGACCGCTTGCGTTCCTGGGCTCGCTCGTCTCGGGCGAGGCGGTCNNNNNNNNNNNNNNNNNNNNNNNNNNNNNNNNNNNNNNNNNNNNNNNNNNNNNNNNNNNNNNNNNNNNNNNNNNNNNNGGCCCGTGTCGGGGCCAGCTCGACCGACAGAGCGGACCGGTAGAGGCGCTCGGCGCGCTTGCCCAGCCCGGCGGCCTGCCCCGGCTTGAGGTCCGCCACCACCGAACGCAGCCACGCACCGGCCGTCCGGGTGCCGTCCTGCCCGGGGATCCCGCGACCGTCGACTTCACCTAGCACGCGCAGGGTCTGGCCCTCGCTGCGGCGCCGAGCCCGGTCCAGCGCGGCCGCCACGGTCTTCAACGCCGGGTTGGGCAGCTGCCACAACGGCAGCGCGGACAGGCGGTCCAGGGCGTCGTCGAGGTCGGACAGCACGACGTCCAGCGCGAGTGCGCCGCCGCCGTCCGCCCGATTCGTCATGCGACAAACCTACGCACCACCACCGACAGCCGCGCTGTCCCGCAATGGGTCTGTGGACAACGACCGTTGCTGTGACAACTTGTGGATAACGCCCCGCGCTACCCCTCGACGACGACGTCCTTCCAGAACGCCACCCGGTCCGCGATCTCGGCTGCAGCCTGCTTGGGCTCCGGGTAGTACCAGACCGCGTCCTTGCTCACCGCGCCGTCGTGCTCGAGCGAGTAGTACGACGCCGTGCCCTTCCACGGGCACACGGTGTGAGTGTCGCTCTGGCGCACGACGTCGTCGCGCAGCGCCGACCGTGGAAAGTAGTGGTTGCCCTCGACGACGACCGTGTCGTCGCTCTCGGCGATGGTCAGACCGTTCCAGGTCGCTCGGGCCACAGCTCCTACCTCTCGTCCAGCCGCGCGCGTGCCGCACCGAAGTCGTAGTGCACTCCGGTGATCTCCTGCGAGCGCTGCCACAGCGCGGCCGCCAGGTCGGCGTCGTACGCGGGCTGCGCGGCCGACGTCCGAGCGGGGTGCCCGCGCCAGCCACCCCAGGCATCCGGCCCGAAGTACTC containing:
- a CDS encoding DUF222 domain-containing protein, whose product is DRLARDERAQERKRSFVMATDASGMTFVQGLLTKECGAALKAALDAWSAPQPAEDGTLDPRSPGQRRHDALQHLAETTLARNDVPTSHGSPVRVIVRVGVDTLAA
- a CDS encoding DUF427 domain-containing protein, whose translation is MARATWNGLTIAESDDTVVVEGNHYFPRSALRDDVVRQSDTHTVCPWKGTASYYSLEHDGAVSKDAVWYYPEPKQAAAEIADRVAFWKDVVVEG